In Streptomyces sp. NBC_00448, the following are encoded in one genomic region:
- a CDS encoding Gfo/Idh/MocA family protein gives MRIGLIGTGRIGAFHAATLAGLPAVSGIVLHDADEHSARAVAETVGARFAGDIDGLLGAGLDGVVIAAPTAFHADLILAAQRAGLPTFCEKPVAGTLEETDAVLAAAADAPVPLQIGFQRRFDAGYLALREAITAGRLGWTHTLRACTSDPTPPHAGYIPGSGGIFRDCSVHDYDIVRWVTGREVTEVYATGANRGEDFFAAAGDVDTAVTLLTLDDGTLATCTATRYNGAGYDVRLEVCGSKGTLAAGLTDRTPVVSAEGADWPAGTPYGGFMERFQDAYRDELAAFTEVVAGTRPSPCTGDDARAALAVAEAATRSRELGRPVLMGAAG, from the coding sequence ATGCGCATCGGACTCATAGGCACGGGCCGTATCGGCGCGTTCCACGCCGCCACCCTCGCCGGCCTGCCCGCCGTGAGTGGCATCGTGCTGCACGACGCCGACGAACACTCCGCCCGCGCCGTGGCCGAAACCGTCGGCGCGCGGTTCGCGGGCGACATCGACGGTCTGCTCGGCGCCGGCCTCGACGGCGTGGTCATCGCCGCCCCGACGGCCTTCCACGCCGACCTCATCCTCGCCGCCCAGCGGGCGGGGCTGCCCACCTTCTGCGAGAAGCCGGTGGCGGGCACCCTGGAGGAGACCGACGCGGTGCTCGCCGCGGCCGCCGACGCCCCCGTCCCGCTCCAGATCGGCTTCCAACGCCGCTTCGACGCCGGTTATCTGGCCCTGCGCGAGGCGATCACCGCCGGCCGGCTCGGCTGGACCCACACCCTGCGCGCCTGCACCTCCGACCCGACGCCCCCGCACGCCGGCTACATCCCCGGCTCCGGCGGCATCTTCCGCGACTGCTCCGTGCACGACTACGACATCGTCCGCTGGGTCACCGGCCGCGAGGTCACCGAGGTCTACGCCACCGGCGCCAACCGCGGCGAGGACTTCTTCGCCGCGGCCGGCGACGTCGACACCGCCGTCACCCTGCTCACCCTGGACGACGGCACCCTCGCCACCTGCACCGCCACCCGCTACAACGGCGCCGGATACGACGTCCGGCTGGAAGTCTGCGGCTCCAAGGGCACGCTGGCCGCGGGCCTGACCGACCGGACGCCGGTGGTCTCGGCCGAGGGCGCCGACTGGCCCGCGGGCACGCCCTACGGCGGCTTCATGGAACGCTTCCAGGACGCCTACCGGGACGAACTCGCCGCGTTCACCGAGGTCGTGGCCGGCACCCGGCCGAGCCCGTGCACCGGGGACGACGCGCGCGCGGCGCTCGCCGTCGCCGAGGCCGCCACCCGCTCGCGCGAGCTGGGCCGCCCGGTCCTGATGGGCGCGGCCGGCTGA
- a CDS encoding glycoside hydrolase family 2 TIM barrel-domain containing protein: MADPAPGHGALRPARSWLHSDAPALSLNGPWRFRLSPTARVAADFAAGAFDDGGWDTIPVPSHWVLQGDGAYGRPHYTNVQFPFPIDPPHVPDENPTGDYRRRFTVPAEWAGAERVVLRFDGVESLFRVWVNGEEIGAASGSRLAHEFDVTAAVRPGDNVVAVRVHQWSAASYVEDQDQWWLPGIFRDVTLHARPAGGIEDVWLRTGFAAGRGAIDPEITADPAAFPITLRVPEIGIEEVWATPADVAPLDAGAVQPWTAEQPRLYEATVTSAAETVTVRLGFRTVEIRGDRFLVNGRRVVFHGMNRHEAHPERGRVFDEEHARADLARMKRFNVNAIRTSHYPPHPRLLDLADELGFWVVLECDLETHGFDAVGWTGNPSDDPAWREAYLDRVERTVERDKNHPSIVMWSLGNEAGTGDNLAAMSAWVHARDSGRPVHYEGDYTGAYTDVYSRMYASVRESEQIGTDGSRAPLLGCTPAQGARQRTKPFVLCEYAHAMGNGPGGLDAYEELTRTHPRLHGGFVWEWRDHGIAATAPDGTPFFAYGGDFGEVVHDGNFVMDGMLLSDDVPTPSLHEFKAVVQPVRFTFADGVVEIANQRHSADTSDLRLCWRVEHDGAVAAEGVLEAPVVAAGGTAVVPLPPIPVAADAETWFTVDAVLASATAWADAGHVVASAQLDRSAPRPVPAARARGDWRPAEGTLALGVAEFAGGSLVRLAGRPVTGPRLELFRAPTDNDEGAEVDPDADANVAGASHAALWRRDGLDRLTTRRMSVECADGALRTVDRVSAANSGRWVTVESVWSLDGDALELRVEATPSRGWSTVWPRIGIHLELPDGEHPVDGAEWFGTGPLESYPDSMRAARTGRFAAGVAEWGVPYARPQESGHRSALRELTLTSGGTGVLVVTALPDTRGRRPGFSLSRHTPQQIARAGHPFELPAGTASHLIVDAAQHGLGSRACGPDVAPEFALRPEARTLRLRLRAV; encoded by the coding sequence GTGGCCGACCCCGCGCCGGGGCACGGTGCCCTGCGCCCCGCGCGCTCCTGGCTGCACTCCGACGCCCCGGCCCTGAGCCTGAACGGGCCGTGGCGGTTCCGGCTGTCGCCGACCGCGCGGGTCGCGGCGGACTTCGCGGCCGGCGCCTTCGACGACGGCGGCTGGGACACCATCCCGGTGCCCTCCCACTGGGTGCTCCAGGGCGACGGGGCCTACGGGCGGCCGCACTACACCAACGTGCAGTTCCCGTTCCCGATCGACCCGCCCCACGTGCCGGACGAGAACCCGACCGGCGACTACCGCCGCCGCTTCACGGTGCCGGCCGAGTGGGCCGGCGCCGAGCGGGTGGTGCTGCGGTTCGACGGGGTCGAGTCGCTGTTCCGGGTCTGGGTGAACGGCGAGGAGATCGGCGCCGCGAGCGGCAGCCGGCTGGCCCACGAGTTCGACGTGACCGCGGCCGTGCGGCCGGGCGACAACGTCGTGGCGGTGCGGGTGCACCAGTGGTCGGCGGCCAGCTACGTCGAGGACCAGGACCAGTGGTGGCTGCCGGGCATCTTCCGCGACGTCACCCTGCACGCCCGCCCGGCCGGCGGCATCGAGGACGTCTGGCTGCGGACCGGCTTCGCGGCCGGCCGGGGCGCCATCGACCCCGAGATCACCGCGGACCCGGCAGCCTTCCCGATCACCCTGCGGGTGCCCGAAATCGGCATCGAGGAGGTCTGGGCCACCCCGGCCGACGTCGCGCCGCTGGACGCGGGTGCGGTGCAGCCCTGGACGGCCGAGCAACCGCGGCTGTACGAGGCGACGGTGACCAGCGCCGCCGAGACGGTCACCGTGCGGCTGGGCTTCCGCACGGTCGAGATCCGCGGCGACCGCTTCCTCGTCAACGGCCGCCGGGTGGTCTTCCACGGCATGAACCGCCACGAGGCCCACCCCGAGCGCGGCCGGGTCTTCGACGAGGAGCACGCCCGTGCCGACCTGGCCCGGATGAAGCGGTTCAACGTGAACGCGATCCGCACCAGCCACTACCCGCCGCACCCCCGGCTGCTCGACCTCGCCGACGAACTCGGCTTCTGGGTCGTGCTCGAATGCGACCTGGAGACCCACGGCTTCGACGCGGTGGGCTGGACCGGAAACCCCAGTGATGACCCGGCCTGGCGCGAGGCGTACCTCGACCGCGTCGAGCGCACCGTCGAGCGCGACAAGAACCACCCCAGCATCGTCATGTGGTCCCTCGGCAACGAGGCGGGCACCGGCGACAACCTCGCCGCCATGTCCGCGTGGGTGCACGCCCGCGACAGCGGCCGGCCGGTGCACTACGAGGGCGACTACACCGGCGCCTACACCGACGTCTACTCGCGGATGTACGCCTCGGTGCGCGAGAGCGAGCAGATCGGTACCGACGGCTCGCGCGCGCCCCTGCTCGGCTGCACCCCCGCGCAGGGCGCCCGGCAGCGCACCAAGCCGTTCGTGCTGTGCGAGTACGCCCACGCGATGGGCAACGGACCCGGCGGGCTCGACGCGTACGAGGAGCTGACGCGCACCCACCCGCGGCTGCACGGCGGCTTCGTGTGGGAGTGGCGCGACCACGGCATCGCCGCCACCGCCCCCGACGGCACGCCCTTCTTCGCCTACGGCGGCGACTTCGGCGAGGTCGTGCACGACGGCAACTTCGTGATGGACGGCATGCTGCTCAGCGACGACGTGCCGACGCCTAGCCTGCACGAGTTCAAGGCCGTCGTGCAGCCGGTGCGGTTCACCTTCGCCGACGGCGTGGTGGAGATCGCCAACCAGCGCCACTCGGCCGACACTTCCGACCTGCGCCTTTGCTGGCGGGTCGAGCACGACGGGGCGGTGGCGGCCGAAGGCGTGCTGGAGGCGCCGGTGGTGGCGGCGGGCGGCACGGCCGTGGTGCCGCTGCCGCCGATACCCGTCGCGGCGGACGCCGAGACCTGGTTCACCGTCGACGCGGTGCTTGCGTCCGCGACCGCCTGGGCCGATGCGGGCCATGTGGTCGCGAGCGCCCAACTGGACCGCTCCGCACCCCGACCCGTGCCCGCCGCGCGGGCCCGCGGCGACTGGCGGCCCGCCGAAGGCACCCTGGCGCTCGGCGTCGCCGAGTTCGCCGGCGGCTCCCTGGTGCGCCTGGCCGGCCGGCCCGTCACGGGCCCGCGGCTGGAGCTGTTCCGGGCGCCCACCGACAACGACGAGGGCGCCGAGGTCGACCCGGACGCCGACGCGAACGTCGCCGGGGCCTCCCACGCCGCGCTGTGGCGCCGCGACGGCCTCGACCGGCTGACCACGCGGCGGATGTCCGTGGAGTGCGCCGACGGCGCGCTGCGCACGGTCGACCGGGTCTCGGCGGCGAACTCGGGGCGGTGGGTGACGGTCGAGTCCGTCTGGTCGCTGGACGGCGACGCGCTCGAACTGCGGGTGGAGGCGACACCGTCGCGCGGCTGGTCCACGGTCTGGCCGCGGATCGGCATCCACCTCGAACTGCCCGACGGGGAGCACCCGGTGGACGGCGCCGAGTGGTTCGGCACCGGCCCGCTGGAGTCCTACCCGGACAGCATGCGTGCCGCCCGCACCGGCCGGTTCGCCGCGGGTGTCGCGGAGTGGGGGGTGCCGTACGCGCGTCCCCAGGAGAGCGGACACCGCTCGGCCCTGCGGGAGTTGACGCTGACCAGCGGCGGCACCGGCGTGCTGGTCGTCACGGCGCTGCCCGACACGCGCGGACGCCGTCCCGGCTTCAGCCTGAGCCGGCACACCCCGCAGCAGATCGCCCGCGCCGGGCACCCCTTCGAGCTGCCCGCCGGCACGGCGAGCCACCTGATCGTGGACGCCGCCCAGCACGGTCTCGGCTCGCGGGCCTGCGGTCCCGACGTGGCGCCGGAGTTCGCGCTGCGCCCGGAGGCCCGCACCCTCAGGCTGCGGCTGCGGGCGGTCTGA